One region of Bdellovibrio bacteriovorus genomic DNA includes:
- the alr gene encoding alanine racemase: MEMYRHTFAEINLDHLAHNIRLLQSSFPQAPFLCPMVKANAYGHGDVQLARFLESLGVKHLGVCLIEEGLLLRNFGVKAEILVFRGFDREGAEKILQYQMTPVVSTWEHIEHLEAVADQPVNIHLKFDTGMNRLGFRPEEGQKLFDRLWQNKKIRLKALVTHLYNGDDALDPQGQSAEQLRKLDQVSQLFKPFNIFCHALNSSGILNLMALKQQGGSKDHPLLLQNWGLRPGLMIYGYNPLEDKSVCQLKPVMTFKSQVATYRHVKAGETVSYGATWKATRDSVIAVVPVGYADGFHRILSNKANLLFAGKRVPIAGTICMDYLMLDVTDVVGNEDLKKFKDQEVILFGYGSGGSFLSADEIGTLAHSITWEMLTSVGERVPRVYTGVDARFIRDEVGGE, encoded by the coding sequence ATGGAAATGTATCGACACACCTTTGCGGAAATCAACTTAGATCACTTGGCGCACAACATTCGTTTGTTGCAGTCGTCATTTCCGCAAGCTCCTTTTTTGTGTCCGATGGTAAAAGCCAATGCTTATGGGCATGGCGACGTGCAATTAGCGCGCTTCTTAGAATCTTTAGGTGTAAAACATCTAGGTGTTTGCCTGATTGAAGAAGGTCTTTTACTAAGAAATTTCGGAGTGAAAGCCGAGATTTTAGTCTTCCGTGGTTTCGACAGAGAAGGTGCTGAAAAAATTCTTCAGTATCAAATGACTCCGGTGGTAAGCACTTGGGAACATATCGAGCATCTTGAAGCTGTGGCCGATCAGCCGGTGAATATTCATCTGAAGTTTGATACCGGCATGAACCGTTTGGGTTTCCGTCCCGAAGAAGGCCAAAAACTTTTTGATCGTCTGTGGCAGAACAAAAAAATCCGTCTGAAAGCTTTAGTCACTCACTTGTATAACGGTGATGATGCATTAGACCCTCAGGGGCAAAGTGCCGAACAGTTGCGCAAGCTCGATCAAGTCAGTCAGCTCTTTAAACCGTTTAACATTTTCTGCCACGCCTTAAATAGTTCCGGCATTTTGAACCTGATGGCTTTAAAACAGCAGGGTGGAAGTAAAGATCATCCTTTGCTTTTGCAAAACTGGGGTTTGCGTCCGGGTCTGATGATCTATGGCTATAATCCTTTAGAGGATAAATCAGTCTGCCAATTAAAACCTGTTATGACTTTTAAGTCCCAAGTGGCAACATACCGTCACGTCAAAGCGGGTGAAACTGTGTCTTATGGCGCCACTTGGAAAGCCACACGCGATTCGGTTATCGCTGTCGTTCCTGTGGGGTATGCGGATGGTTTTCACCGCATTCTTTCTAATAAAGCGAATCTGTTGTTCGCGGGGAAACGAGTTCCTATTGCCGGCACCATCTGCATGGACTATTTGATGCTCGATGTGACCGATGTAGTAGGAAACGAAGATTTGAAGAAATTTAAAGATCAAGAAGTGATCTTATTTGGATACGGCAGTGGAGGAAGCTTTCTTTCCGCCGACGAAATCGGAACACTGGCTCACAGTATCACGTGGGAAATGTTGACCAGTGTTGGTGAGCGTGTGCCTCGCGTTTACACTGGCGTCGATGCCCGTTTCATCCGTGACGAAGTTGGGGGAGAGTAA
- a CDS encoding ABC transporter ATP-binding protein has translation MKQESAVSLRDVKKSFDGGKEFVLKGINLEIPKGSLTAIIGFSGTGKSVMLKHLLGLFKPTSGTIEVLGTDIGTLPPDELTKFRCKFGVLFQSAALFDDMTVLENVCFPLFEHRRDLKESQVLRIAEEKLQQVGLESKHYHKLPSQISGGMQKRTGLARALALDPEILIYDEPTTGLDPILTEMVDNLILSTHKLRAGATTSIMVSHDLSAAFRIADYIAMLDSGRVLLFGTPEDFFNTDIELVKRFVNKGMKHQ, from the coding sequence ATGAAACAAGAATCAGCAGTGTCCTTAAGGGACGTGAAAAAATCCTTTGATGGTGGAAAAGAGTTTGTTCTTAAAGGTATCAACTTAGAAATCCCCAAAGGCAGTTTGACCGCAATCATCGGCTTTTCTGGAACTGGAAAAAGCGTGATGCTGAAGCATCTCTTGGGGCTGTTTAAGCCCACTTCGGGAACAATTGAGGTTCTGGGAACCGATATTGGAACTTTACCGCCCGATGAGCTGACAAAATTTCGTTGTAAGTTCGGAGTTCTTTTTCAGTCGGCCGCACTTTTTGATGACATGACAGTGTTAGAAAATGTGTGTTTTCCCTTATTCGAGCATCGCCGCGATTTGAAGGAATCCCAAGTCCTTCGTATTGCCGAAGAAAAATTGCAGCAAGTCGGTTTGGAGTCCAAACATTATCACAAACTTCCAAGCCAAATCAGTGGTGGGATGCAGAAAAGAACCGGTCTAGCTCGGGCTCTCGCCCTAGATCCAGAAATCTTGATCTATGATGAGCCTACCACGGGTTTAGATCCCATTCTGACTGAAATGGTGGATAATTTGATTCTGAGTACTCATAAATTAAGAGCTGGTGCGACGACTTCTATCATGGTGTCCCACGATTTGTCCGCCGCATTCAGGATTGCCGACTATATTGCGATGTTAGATAGTGGCCGAGTTCTATTATTTGGTACTCCAGAGGATTTCTTCAACACGGACATCGAGCTTGTGAAGAGGTTCGTGAATAAAGGGATGAAACATCAATGA
- a CDS encoding GGDEF domain-containing protein, with protein sequence MNIRDYSSQFTVFVFTTDVDAGASAKVYLSQAGYDAYYFQDPETLEQRLKENPPHLLVFSTAALAGSLSDFVKIVQDINEEIKFIAVSSVSQFDILAQYNGFGFVDVISDESAALESRIVWSVDRACEKLYLTYQNEQLFDELQVTKAKVEEVHAAAFSSLKQAETEMSTPKVSMRITDYRSAQSKEDLIQKYLNHLPNALCIFFKFLPSVRSFVATHAQGIPASDIQGVGVQLEAGDTKDLTTQMAMGLLPARFNDMLVEAFHFNPPKALPLYAHHALEGVFVYSGNITQAEASQLAEEFSLLSLCYSTFTLEKKVDSLEVQDFVTELYNRNFYQKALSDEVSRARRLKQPISVVKIAMDDFYEIESSLGEAVRDELLKSVATIITKTSRTNDLTCRTSANEIAMILPHCSKKGAALRSERLRRIIEGTSFMDNGMKVSISLGVSEYPSLCDSAKTLDETSTKALLHITDKGGNKICLYKAPETHRPEFEVAPE encoded by the coding sequence TTGAATATTCGCGATTATAGTTCTCAGTTTACGGTTTTTGTTTTCACCACCGATGTGGATGCGGGGGCTTCGGCGAAAGTGTATCTTTCGCAAGCGGGCTACGACGCTTACTACTTCCAAGATCCGGAAACTTTAGAGCAGCGTTTAAAAGAAAATCCACCGCATCTTCTGGTGTTTTCAACTGCCGCATTAGCGGGGTCATTAAGTGATTTCGTAAAAATCGTGCAAGACATCAATGAAGAAATTAAATTCATTGCGGTCTCAAGCGTTTCGCAATTTGATATTTTAGCACAGTACAATGGCTTTGGTTTTGTTGATGTGATTTCAGATGAATCGGCGGCTTTAGAGTCCCGTATCGTCTGGTCCGTGGATCGCGCCTGCGAAAAACTTTACCTGACCTATCAAAACGAACAGCTTTTTGATGAGCTGCAAGTGACAAAAGCGAAAGTGGAAGAAGTCCATGCGGCTGCCTTCAGCAGCTTGAAGCAAGCTGAGACTGAAATGTCGACGCCGAAGGTTTCAATGCGCATTACGGATTATCGTTCTGCGCAAAGCAAGGAAGACTTAATTCAAAAATATTTGAATCATCTTCCCAACGCCCTTTGTATTTTCTTTAAGTTTCTTCCTTCAGTGCGATCTTTCGTGGCAACCCACGCGCAAGGTATTCCTGCATCCGACATTCAAGGTGTCGGCGTCCAACTAGAAGCTGGCGACACGAAAGATTTAACGACACAGATGGCAATGGGACTTTTACCGGCGCGGTTTAATGACATGTTGGTTGAGGCATTTCATTTCAATCCACCCAAGGCATTGCCACTTTATGCGCATCACGCATTAGAGGGTGTCTTCGTCTATTCCGGTAATATCACTCAAGCTGAAGCCAGCCAACTGGCGGAAGAATTCAGTCTTTTGTCTCTTTGCTATTCGACTTTCACATTGGAAAAGAAAGTGGATTCCTTAGAGGTCCAAGATTTTGTGACCGAGCTGTACAACCGCAACTTCTATCAGAAAGCCTTGAGCGATGAAGTGTCGCGGGCGCGTCGACTGAAGCAGCCTATCTCGGTTGTAAAGATCGCCATGGATGATTTTTATGAGATTGAATCATCTTTAGGTGAAGCAGTGAGAGATGAGTTGCTAAAATCCGTCGCAACCATCATCACTAAAACCAGCCGTACCAATGATCTGACGTGCAGAACTTCGGCCAACGAAATTGCGATGATATTACCTCACTGCTCTAAAAAAGGAGCCGCACTTCGTTCAGAAAGACTTCGTCGAATTATTGAAGGCACGTCTTTCATGGACAATGGTATGAAAGTATCAATCAGTTTGGGCGTGAGTGAGTATCCATCTTTGTGTGACTCCGCGAAAACTTTGGACGAAACATCGACCAAAGCTCTTCTGCACATCACCGACAAAGGCGGAAATAAAATTTGTTTGTATAAAGCTCCGGAAACTCATCGTCCCGAGTTTGAAGTGGCTCCTGAATAG
- a CDS encoding MlaE family ABC transporter permease, whose product MPVSSVTKLGESKVTLADRFYTIISGIGAFVLNKVRDGIAETGQIMMFFTESVRLIFAKPSRFPEVIRHMEFIGNQSVGIICLTGVFTGLALSFQLYLGFKLFNAVNMVGPTVALGITRELGPVLTGLIVAARAGGAMAARLGTMRVNEQIDALDVMGVNTKQYLISPRIVAAVICMPLLVAVFDFVAMLGSYFLCVKLVSLDEAVFWQKIADFIEVKHINEGLFKGMIFGVYFAVVCTYRGFNTTGGAKGVGDATNQGVVQSMVGIIILDYFATNLIRFYYNIMGIS is encoded by the coding sequence ATGCCCGTTTCATCCGTGACGAAGTTGGGGGAGAGTAAAGTGACCTTAGCGGACAGATTTTATACGATCATCTCGGGCATTGGCGCCTTTGTTTTAAACAAAGTGCGAGATGGTATCGCCGAGACCGGTCAGATCATGATGTTTTTCACTGAAAGTGTGCGTTTGATCTTTGCTAAACCATCCCGTTTTCCCGAAGTGATTCGCCATATGGAGTTCATTGGAAATCAATCTGTCGGCATCATCTGTTTAACAGGGGTGTTTACGGGTCTGGCTCTTTCATTCCAACTTTATTTAGGTTTTAAATTGTTTAACGCCGTGAACATGGTGGGACCCACAGTGGCGCTGGGAATCACGCGTGAGTTAGGGCCTGTTCTAACGGGTTTGATCGTTGCTGCTAGAGCGGGAGGCGCTATGGCAGCCCGCTTAGGAACCATGCGTGTGAACGAACAAATCGACGCCTTGGATGTGATGGGCGTGAATACAAAACAATATTTGATTTCCCCACGAATCGTAGCCGCTGTCATTTGTATGCCTTTATTGGTTGCAGTTTTTGACTTTGTCGCGATGTTGGGAAGTTACTTTCTTTGCGTGAAACTTGTTTCTTTAGATGAGGCCGTGTTCTGGCAAAAGATTGCTGACTTCATCGAGGTCAAACACATCAACGAAGGTCTTTTCAAAGGAATGATTTTCGGTGTTTATTTTGCGGTCGTCTGTACTTACCGCGGGTTTAACACAACAGGCGGAGCCAAGGGTGTGGGGGATGCGACGAATCAGGGCGTGGTGCAAAGCATGGTCGGTATCATCATTCTTGATTACTTCGCGACAAACTTGATTCGCTTCTATTACAACATCATGGGGATTTCTTAA